Genomic DNA from Deltaproteobacteria bacterium:
GTCGTCCGGACGTCGCGGTGACCGAGGCGAGCAGATGAGTCGCGAAGGAGTGCGGAAGGTGTGGCAGCGCGCGGGCTTGGCAAGTCCGGCCCGCGCGACGGCGTGTTTGACCGCGCGCTGGATCGCTGACTCGTGATAATGATGCCGCCGCAGTTCCCCCGTGTCGGGGTGGCGATGAAGGCGCATGGCGGGAAAGGCCCATTGCCAGGCCAGCTCGCGACGGGCACTGGGGTATTTCCGCGCGAGCGCGTGCGGGAGGGCCATCAGCCCCGCCACCCGCCAGATCGGCCTCGTGCAAGCGGCGGACGCGGGCGAGCTGTGCCGTGAGCGGGATCCTGAGCGCCACCGGCCGCATCGTGCGGCGGTCGCGGTCGCCCTTCCCGGCGCGCACGACGATCTCGCTCCGCACCAGGTCCACATCCTTCACGCGTAGCTGCAAGCACTCGAGGAGCCGCAGGCCAGCCCCGTAGAGCAGGGCCGCCACGCGCCACCGCACGCCGTCGAGATGCGCCAGCACGGCGGCCACTTCATCACGGCTCAGCACGACGGGGAGGCGAGCCGGGCGCTTCGCGCCCTCGAGCCATGGGAGGTCGATGTGCAGGACACGACGGTACAGGAACAGGAGCGCGGACAGCGCCTGATTCTGTGTGGAGGCGCTCACCCGCGCGGCGCCCGCGAGATGCGAGAGGAAGCGCGTCACTTCGGCGCCCCCCAGTTCGGCCGGGTGTCGCTTCCCGTGGAAGAGAACGTAGCGACGGATCCAGAAGACGTACGCTTCCTCGGTTCGGGGGCTCAGGTGCCGGGTGCGGATCGCCTCTCGACTACACCACCCCCTCACGCCGCAGCCCCGCGATCTCCGCCGCCCCGAACCCGAGCCCCCGCAGCACCTCCTCCGTGTGCTCCCCGAAGCGGGCGGGCGGCGTGCGGATCGAGGCGGGGGTATCCGACAGCTTGATCGGCGGCCCCGGCATCGCGCTCCCGCCCTCCCCCACCACCATGCCCCGATGGCGCACCTGCGGGTCGGCGAAGGTCTCCTCGAGCGTGTTGACCGGGCCGAAGCATATCTCCTTCTCGCCCAGCTCCGCCCTCCACTCGGCGAGCGTCTTCGCGCGGAAGGCGGCGCGGAAGAAGCGGAACATCTCCTCGCGCTTCTCGCCCTCGTCCCACTGCGCGGCGATGAAGTCCTCGCGCTCGAAGTGGCGGCAGAGGGTCGTCCAGAAGTGCGCCTCGTACGCGCCCACGGTGACGTGGCGGCCGTCGCGCGTCTCGTAGACGGCGTAGCAGGGGTAGTGCCCGGTGAGCTGCGTCCTCCCGCGCTCGGGCGCGCGCCCGGCGAGCACGTAGAGGAGCATGTGGTAGACGTTCCACGCGACCGTCCCGTCCAGCATGGCGACGTCGACGAATTGTCCCCGCCCGGTCCGCTCGCGCGCGACGAGCGCCGTCAGGATGCCGACCGCGGCCATGAGCGCGCCGCCGCCGATGTCCGCGACCGGCACGCCCGGGATGACCGGCGCGCGGCCCGCCTCGCCCATGTAGTTGAGCACGCCGGCGTAGCCCAGGTAGTTGACGTCGTGGCCCACCCGGTCGCGGTACGGGCCGTCCTGCCCGTAGCCCGTGATCGCGCAGTAGACGAGGCGGGGATTCGCGGCCGCGAGCGTCGGGTAATCGACGCCGAGGCGCGCGGTCACACCGGGCCGGAAGCCCTCCAGCACCACGTCCGCCTCGGCCGCCAGGCGGAGGAAGACGTCGCGCCCGGCGGCGTGCTTCAGGTTGAGCGTCATGCTCCGCTTGTTGCGCGCCAGGAACGAGATGCCCACGCCGAACGGGTCTTGCGGCGCGGCGACGACCAGCACGTCCATGCCGAGGTCGGCGAGCAGCGTCGAGCAGAAGGGCCCCGGCAGCTGGCGCGAGAGGTCGAGCAGCCTGAGGTGTCCGAGCGCGGCGCGCGACATCAGTAGATCGGTGCCTGGAAGATCACCGCGCCGTCCTTGTCGAAGAGGAGGAGCGACGAGGGGGTGGACGCCTTCCGCTTGCCCTCGCTCCCCGCACCCAGCACCGCGCGCGGCTGCCCCTTCTCCTCGAGCTGGAGGGCGGGCAGCCCCTCCGCGGAGAGCGCCAGGTTGGCCCGGCGCCCGC
This window encodes:
- a CDS encoding CoA transferase, producing the protein MSRAALGHLRLLDLSRQLPGPFCSTLLADLGMDVLVVAAPQDPFGVGISFLARNKRSMTLNLKHAAGRDVFLRLAAEADVVLEGFRPGVTARLGVDYPTLAAANPRLVYCAITGYGQDGPYRDRVGHDVNYLGYAGVLNYMGEAGRAPVIPGVPVADIGGGALMAAVGILTALVARERTGRGQFVDVAMLDGTVAWNVYHMLLYVLAGRAPERGRTQLTGHYPCYAVYETRDGRHVTVGAYEAHFWTTLCRHFEREDFIAAQWDEGEKREEMFRFFRAAFRAKTLAEWRAELGEKEICFGPVNTLEETFADPQVRHRGMVVGEGGSAMPGPPIKLSDTPASIRTPPARFGEHTEEVLRGLGFGAAEIAGLRREGVV